The following are encoded in a window of Amycolatopsis lexingtonensis genomic DNA:
- a CDS encoding glycoside hydrolase family 3 protein: protein MTSPEKLAEAVLLPGFAGTTAPDWLRRRIADGLGGVVLFGRNVVDDEQVAALTAQLRGERDGVVVGIDEEGGDVTRLDVNTGSFVPGPLALGAADDPELTTAVAAALGERLAACGVTLNLAPCADLTLAAEDPIIGVRAFGFDPAKASPHVAAYVTGLQKYGVAACAKHFPGHGAATEDSHVALPVLPRTPEELREIELVPFAAAIRAGVRSVMSGHLVVKAWGEEPATLNRVALTDVLRGELGFTGAVITDALEMGAVSGAYGKHDSLGRSAVRALSAGADALCLGGAAFEAEHLNACVTAIVAAVAAGELPLDRLAEAAARTAALGTDPAPATVGPVDRRLGLEAARKALRVRGEPRLDGPPLVVDVQTEPTIAAGPMPWGLGAHLAELVPGTRAMTATPDDAAAVLAAARDFRSVVVVTREAHRHPRVRELLAELSTVDYIRVETGAPGPADEGGPRIDTFSGSYVSLRAAAEYLA, encoded by the coding sequence TTGACTTCACCGGAGAAGCTCGCCGAAGCCGTCCTTCTGCCCGGGTTCGCCGGGACGACCGCGCCGGACTGGCTCCGCCGGCGCATCGCCGACGGCCTCGGCGGGGTGGTGCTGTTCGGCCGCAACGTCGTCGACGACGAGCAGGTCGCCGCCCTCACCGCGCAGCTGCGGGGAGAGCGGGACGGCGTGGTGGTCGGGATCGACGAGGAGGGCGGCGACGTCACCCGCCTCGACGTGAACACCGGGTCGTTCGTGCCCGGCCCGCTCGCGCTCGGCGCGGCCGACGACCCGGAGCTGACCACCGCGGTCGCCGCCGCGCTCGGCGAACGGCTCGCGGCCTGCGGCGTGACGCTCAACCTGGCGCCGTGCGCGGACCTGACCCTGGCGGCCGAGGACCCGATCATCGGCGTCCGGGCGTTCGGATTCGACCCGGCGAAGGCGTCGCCGCACGTCGCGGCCTACGTGACGGGGCTGCAGAAGTACGGCGTGGCGGCGTGCGCCAAGCACTTCCCGGGCCACGGCGCCGCGACCGAGGACTCGCACGTGGCGCTGCCGGTGCTGCCGCGAACCCCGGAGGAGCTGCGGGAGATCGAGCTGGTCCCGTTCGCCGCGGCGATCCGGGCCGGCGTCCGCTCGGTGATGTCGGGCCACCTCGTCGTGAAGGCGTGGGGCGAGGAGCCGGCGACGCTCAACCGCGTCGCGCTCACCGACGTCCTGCGCGGCGAACTCGGCTTCACCGGCGCGGTCATCACCGACGCGCTGGAGATGGGCGCGGTTTCGGGCGCGTACGGCAAGCACGACAGCCTCGGCCGCTCGGCCGTGCGGGCCCTATCCGCGGGCGCCGACGCGCTTTGCCTCGGCGGCGCGGCGTTCGAAGCCGAGCACCTGAACGCGTGCGTCACGGCGATCGTGGCGGCGGTCGCGGCGGGGGAGCTGCCCCTGGACCGCCTGGCGGAGGCGGCCGCGCGGACAGCGGCGCTGGGCACCGACCCGGCACCGGCCACGGTCGGCCCGGTCGACCGGCGGCTCGGCCTCGAAGCGGCCCGCAAGGCGCTGCGCGTGCGCGGCGAACCGCGGCTGGACGGCCCGCCGCTGGTCGTCGACGTCCAGACCGAGCCCACCATCGCGGCCGGCCCGATGCCGTGGGGCCTCGGCGCGCACCTGGCCGAGCTGGTGCCGGGCACGCGGGCGATGACGGCCACGCCGGACGACGCGGCCGCGGTGCTTGCGGCGGCCCGCGACTTCCGCAGCGTCGTCGTGGTCACCCGGGAGGCGCACCGGCACCCGCGGGTGCGCGAGCTGCTGGCCGAGTTGTCCACTGTGGACTACATCCGCGTCGAAACCGGGGCACCGGGGCCGGCGGACGAGGGCGGCCCGCGCATCGACACCTTCAGCGGCTCCTACGTGAGCCTGCGCGCGGCGGCCGAGTACCTGGCCTGA
- a CDS encoding carbohydrate ABC transporter permease, giving the protein MKKSLSQRIVLSVIGVLVALAIVFPTYWMFVTSLRTPGEILSPKYDLIPTSFSFGNFATALGKDNFPTYLLNSLIVTVGSVLCALIAGTLAAIPLSRLRFTGRKGFLVLVMVAQLAPVSALFIPLFLLMRDAGLLNTLPSLLLIYFATTLPFTVWMLYGFVNGIPYELEEAAMIDGCSQTGAFRRVTLPLLGPGLVTTSVFSFITAWNEYLFALVFIQDKPKETLPVWLASFRTAFATDWGGVMAASVIYAVPALIFFLLVQRKLVSGATAGAVKG; this is encoded by the coding sequence GTGAAGAAGTCGCTGTCGCAGCGGATCGTGCTCTCGGTCATCGGCGTACTGGTCGCGCTGGCGATCGTCTTCCCGACGTACTGGATGTTCGTCACCTCGCTGCGGACGCCCGGCGAGATCCTGTCGCCGAAGTACGACCTGATCCCGACGTCGTTCTCCTTCGGCAACTTCGCCACCGCGCTGGGCAAGGACAACTTCCCGACGTACCTGCTCAACAGCCTGATCGTCACCGTCGGGTCGGTGCTGTGCGCGCTGATCGCCGGGACGCTGGCGGCGATCCCGCTGTCGCGGCTGCGCTTCACCGGCCGCAAGGGCTTCCTGGTGCTGGTCATGGTGGCGCAGCTGGCGCCGGTGTCGGCCCTGTTCATCCCGCTGTTCCTGCTGATGCGGGACGCCGGGCTGCTCAACACGCTGCCGTCGCTGCTGCTGATCTACTTCGCCACCACGCTGCCGTTCACGGTGTGGATGCTCTACGGCTTCGTCAACGGGATCCCGTACGAGCTGGAAGAGGCCGCGATGATCGACGGCTGCAGCCAGACCGGCGCCTTCCGCCGGGTGACGCTGCCGCTGCTCGGGCCGGGACTGGTCACCACGTCGGTGTTCAGCTTCATCACCGCGTGGAACGAGTACCTGTTCGCGCTGGTCTTCATCCAGGACAAGCCGAAGGAGACCCTGCCGGTGTGGCTCGCGTCGTTCCGCACGGCGTTCGCCACCGACTGGGGTGGCGTCATGGCCGCGTCGGTCATCTACGCGGTCCCGGCGCTGATCTTCTTCCTGCTCGTGCAGCGCAAGCTCGTGTCCGGCGCGACCGCCGGCGCCGTGAAGGGGTAG
- a CDS encoding sugar ABC transporter substrate-binding protein, whose translation MKRWLKLAAGAAAFTLATAGCAGSSGSDTAASSSGNAAISGDVTVWLMTGSAPTTLTDALNKEFEAAHPGVKVKYEIQQWDGIQQKLTTALAGGTPPDVIEIGNTQTAAFASQDGVLTDLSGDKDSFNGAQWLKGLADSGTYDGKTYGVPFYAANREVIYRKDMFEQAGITKPPTSNDEWIDAITKLKTKFGSDPDFQALYLPGQNWYSLLSFIWDNGGDIAQPDGKNFKATLDSAGAKAGLEFYKKLVDTSGTKAPKDADEAKPQQATVYGAGKVAMMIGLPWELATAAKTDASLTGKTGAFAIPSKTAGQSAPVFLGGSNLAIPANSKNVAAAKEYIKLLSSAKYQGQLAAAGVVPGTSTDLTGLDKDPLGSVMAKASTNGKAVPASPKWGDVESGQNPVKDMLTAYLTGKKTLDQATADANAALNKLIGG comes from the coding sequence GTGAAACGCTGGCTCAAGCTGGCGGCGGGCGCCGCCGCATTCACCCTCGCGACCGCAGGCTGCGCGGGCTCCAGCGGATCGGACACCGCGGCCTCGTCGAGCGGGAACGCCGCGATCAGCGGCGACGTCACGGTCTGGCTGATGACCGGGTCCGCGCCGACCACCCTGACCGACGCGCTCAACAAGGAGTTCGAGGCCGCGCACCCCGGGGTCAAGGTCAAGTACGAAATCCAGCAGTGGGACGGCATCCAGCAGAAGCTGACCACCGCGCTGGCCGGCGGCACCCCGCCGGACGTGATCGAGATCGGCAACACGCAGACCGCGGCGTTCGCCTCGCAGGACGGCGTGCTGACCGACCTGTCCGGGGACAAGGACAGCTTCAATGGTGCGCAGTGGCTGAAGGGCCTCGCCGACTCGGGCACCTACGACGGCAAGACCTACGGCGTCCCGTTCTACGCGGCCAACCGTGAGGTCATCTACCGCAAGGACATGTTCGAGCAGGCCGGCATCACCAAGCCGCCGACCTCGAACGACGAGTGGATCGACGCGATCACGAAGCTGAAGACGAAGTTCGGCTCCGACCCCGACTTCCAGGCGCTGTACCTGCCGGGGCAGAACTGGTACTCGCTGCTGTCCTTCATCTGGGACAACGGCGGCGACATCGCCCAGCCGGACGGCAAGAACTTCAAGGCGACGCTGGACAGCGCCGGCGCGAAGGCCGGTCTCGAGTTCTACAAGAAGCTCGTCGACACCTCCGGCACCAAGGCGCCGAAGGACGCGGACGAGGCCAAGCCGCAGCAGGCGACCGTCTACGGCGCCGGCAAGGTGGCCATGATGATCGGCCTCCCGTGGGAGCTGGCGACGGCCGCGAAGACCGACGCGAGCCTGACCGGCAAGACCGGTGCCTTCGCGATCCCGAGCAAGACCGCCGGCCAGAGCGCCCCGGTCTTCCTGGGCGGCTCGAACCTGGCCATCCCGGCCAACAGCAAGAACGTGGCCGCGGCCAAGGAGTACATCAAGCTGCTCTCCAGCGCGAAGTACCAGGGCCAGCTCGCCGCCGCCGGCGTCGTGCCCGGCACGTCGACCGACCTGACCGGCCTGGACAAGGACCCGCTGGGCAGCGTCATGGCGAAGGCCTCCACCAACGGCAAGGCCGTGCCGGCCAGCCCGAAGTGGGGTGACGTGGAGTCCGGCCAGAACCCGGTCAAGGACATGCTGACCGCGTACCTGACCGGCAAGAAGACGCTCGACCAGGCGACCGCCGACGCCAACGCAGCGCTGAACAAGCTCATCGGCGGATGA
- a CDS encoding carbohydrate ABC transporter permease, whose protein sequence is MTATANVTMPAGATPPASPRDAGVKRRKRGRFGDRVLPYLLLLPALAAILVLLAWPLVQVLAISFRKLDIGQLVSGKTVWIGFDNYTNTLSDPEFWTVTFRTLVFTAAIVAATILGGLLLAVLMRHLGPVVRIMVQVTLVLAWATPVIATTTVFQWIFDQQYGILNKTLDRLGFHGFIGFSWFSSGPSTLAVIGLLIVWQAVPFVTFSLYAGIIGVSREQYEAAGIDGASAWQTFRAVTWPAIRPITTMVTFLSVLWDFNAFAQIWAIREGGPDGGSTTLAVVLYLKGIAGNHFGAAGAIATLMLIVLALITGRYIQLLTRTREGDLS, encoded by the coding sequence ATGACAGCGACCGCGAATGTGACGATGCCGGCGGGGGCGACCCCGCCGGCATCGCCGCGCGACGCGGGGGTCAAGAGGCGCAAGCGGGGCCGGTTCGGCGACCGGGTGCTCCCGTACCTGCTCCTCCTCCCCGCCCTCGCGGCGATCCTGGTCCTGCTCGCCTGGCCGCTGGTCCAGGTGCTCGCGATCAGCTTCCGCAAGCTCGACATCGGCCAGCTCGTCTCCGGCAAGACGGTCTGGATCGGGTTCGACAACTACACGAACACGCTCTCGGACCCGGAGTTCTGGACCGTCACCTTCCGGACGCTGGTCTTCACCGCCGCCATCGTGGCCGCCACCATCCTCGGCGGCCTGCTGCTGGCGGTGCTCATGCGCCACCTCGGCCCGGTCGTGCGGATCATGGTCCAGGTGACGCTGGTGCTGGCCTGGGCCACCCCGGTGATCGCCACGACCACCGTCTTCCAGTGGATCTTCGACCAGCAGTACGGCATCCTCAACAAGACCCTGGACCGGCTGGGCTTCCACGGCTTCATCGGCTTCTCGTGGTTCTCCAGCGGCCCCAGCACGCTGGCCGTGATCGGGCTGCTCATCGTGTGGCAGGCCGTGCCGTTCGTGACGTTCTCGCTGTACGCGGGCATCATCGGCGTCTCGCGGGAGCAGTACGAGGCCGCCGGCATCGACGGCGCCAGCGCGTGGCAGACGTTCCGCGCGGTCACCTGGCCCGCGATCCGGCCGATCACCACCATGGTGACGTTCCTGTCGGTGCTGTGGGACTTCAACGCCTTCGCCCAGATCTGGGCGATCCGCGAGGGCGGCCCCGACGGCGGCAGCACCACGCTGGCCGTCGTGCTGTACCTCAAGGGCATCGCGGGAAACCACTTCGGCGCGGCGGGCGCGATCGCGACCCTGATGCTGATCGTGCTCGCGCTCATCACGGGCCGGTACATCCAGCTGCTCACCCGGACCCGGGAAGGTGATCTGTCGTGA